The Desmonostoc muscorum LEGE 12446 genome includes a region encoding these proteins:
- a CDS encoding VapE domain-containing protein, which translates to MTLSTPQTVDTIASHHWEEWQLSGVSSKIIQRNVRTLYDSREVDKVLNRNTKSRQKHSEHLVPCWMVSGVNPLTGENTLEGVQVKPDVSPLGKDGKVNKYLGAVGYGASPLFLDTGVEYFWQQVLADKSIPIIITEGAKKAGTGLTIGIPTISIPGVSTCRKMGRLHSWIEAFAGFGRTFYLCFDADILHKRPVQQSLINIARDLTATGSKVMVIKLPSIELKGMDDFIAAKGEEAFKQLIEDAPTIEEWKKDLEEQRKNDTEYDDEERTSKVYRAYKIIKDGWGDNLRLNQLKNIIELNDQKVNLNRLRLYLSIEFDMDVQIGDGQAIIEEIASRNAYHPVVEYLDEVAARYSTVDTSILDTLATKYFGTNDPLHNIYLKKMLISAVARARRPGCKVDTALILVGEQGINKSSFWRELFGRDWFTDELSDANERDELMKLHQFWGLEIPEIEHMYKRKDISSIKKFMSSSVDAFRAPYAREVKEHPRACVLVGTSNETELLNDPTGNRRFWIIPVIDDIPIDIEQLVRERDLIWAAADALYEKGHQWWLSPAESKVHNEASKDFQSVDPWTDTVLAYARHQGETTTSEILRIALGIELGRQEMIYTKRVSAILRSNGWEQYRQKIGNSRPWAWRLKSSPENQKSLGNKADQGGSPGSLSPNLELDTELENQKSLGNKADQGRSPGSLSQNSQSDPPCDPARRITPQPLHNETFELINPPVIRLDPPTLPNFSENNFVAQAQITATSTEPTGDSSAVTRPAKCRYYQIVEAKPTIFKIETDFGTVSVSAEPYHRLGTGESKIWFEFQTPDGQILTKSIKADPDKKLYPRLAKECSVVRQWQEKTRKHFASKIENPGCKFKVRILGNDDYEWVEDCILKTVPNYPIATHFIFKTPNNTVITSQLGEFEEM; encoded by the coding sequence ATGACTTTATCTACTCCTCAAACAGTTGATACTATCGCATCTCACCACTGGGAAGAATGGCAGCTAAGTGGTGTGTCGTCAAAAATAATACAACGGAACGTGCGAACCTTATATGACTCTAGAGAAGTCGATAAAGTTCTGAATCGCAATACAAAATCCAGACAAAAACACTCTGAGCATTTAGTACCTTGTTGGATGGTTTCAGGAGTAAATCCACTGACAGGAGAAAACACATTAGAAGGCGTACAAGTAAAGCCAGATGTCTCCCCATTAGGTAAAGATGGAAAAGTAAACAAGTATTTGGGAGCCGTTGGTTATGGTGCTTCTCCCTTATTCTTGGACACAGGGGTAGAGTATTTCTGGCAACAAGTCCTCGCAGATAAATCAATTCCCATAATCATTACCGAAGGAGCCAAGAAAGCAGGTACGGGTTTAACCATCGGTATCCCAACCATATCTATACCTGGTGTATCGACTTGTCGAAAGATGGGCAGACTTCATTCATGGATAGAAGCCTTCGCTGGATTTGGAAGAACTTTTTACCTATGTTTTGACGCTGACATATTGCATAAACGTCCTGTTCAGCAATCCTTAATCAACATAGCGAGAGATTTAACCGCAACTGGTTCAAAAGTTATGGTAATTAAATTACCATCAATTGAACTCAAAGGCATGGATGACTTTATTGCTGCTAAGGGAGAAGAAGCTTTTAAGCAACTAATAGAAGATGCCCCAACCATTGAAGAGTGGAAGAAGGATTTAGAGGAGCAACGTAAAAATGATACAGAATATGATGACGAAGAACGCACATCAAAAGTTTATCGTGCCTACAAAATCATCAAAGATGGATGGGGCGATAATCTCCGGTTGAACCAACTAAAAAACATCATTGAATTGAACGACCAAAAAGTAAACTTGAACCGATTACGGCTATACCTATCGATAGAGTTTGACATGGATGTACAAATAGGAGATGGACAGGCAATTATTGAGGAAATTGCATCTCGAAACGCCTATCATCCAGTAGTGGAATACTTAGATGAAGTTGCGGCTAGATACAGCACAGTTGACACTTCAATTCTTGACACTCTGGCAACTAAATACTTTGGTACTAACGACCCACTTCATAACATTTACTTAAAAAAAATGCTGATATCAGCCGTAGCTCGCGCCCGTCGTCCTGGGTGTAAAGTTGATACCGCTTTGATATTGGTAGGGGAACAAGGAATAAACAAATCCAGCTTTTGGCGGGAACTGTTCGGGCGGGACTGGTTCACAGACGAACTCAGCGACGCGAACGAGAGAGACGAGCTAATGAAACTGCATCAGTTTTGGGGTTTAGAAATCCCAGAAATTGAGCACATGTATAAGAGAAAGGACATCAGCAGCATCAAAAAATTCATGTCTTCCAGCGTTGATGCTTTCCGCGCTCCCTATGCCCGCGAGGTAAAAGAGCATCCCCGCGCCTGTGTTTTGGTTGGAACGAGTAACGAAACGGAACTTCTCAACGACCCGACAGGCAACCGACGATTTTGGATTATCCCTGTAATAGACGACATCCCAATTGATATTGAGCAGTTAGTCCGAGAACGCGATTTAATTTGGGCAGCTGCTGATGCCCTTTACGAGAAAGGGCATCAGTGGTGGTTATCGCCAGCCGAGTCGAAAGTCCACAACGAAGCCAGCAAAGACTTCCAATCCGTTGACCCCTGGACAGACACAGTATTGGCTTACGCTCGGCACCAAGGAGAGACAACCACCTCTGAAATTTTGAGAATTGCGCTAGGAATTGAACTTGGCAGACAGGAGATGATATACACCAAAAGAGTTTCAGCTATTCTCCGGTCGAACGGCTGGGAACAGTACAGACAAAAAATCGGCAACAGCCGCCCCTGGGCCTGGCGGCTGAAGTCATCACCAGAAAATCAAAAAAGTTTGGGTAACAAGGCGGATCAAGGCGGATCACCCGGATCACTTTCCCCGAATTTAGAACTTGACACTGAATTAGAAAATCAAAAAAGTTTGGGTAACAAGGCGGATCAAGGCAGATCACCCGGATCACTTTCCCAAAATTCACAAAGTGATCCGCCTTGTGATCCGGCAAGGCGGATCACACCTCAACCCTTACATAATGAGACTTTCGAGCTAATTAATCCGCCCGTGATCCGCCTTGATCCGCCTACTTTACCAAACTTTTCTGAAAATAATTTTGTTGCACAAGCGCAAATAACAGCGACATCCACAGAGCCAACAGGAGATAGCAGCGCTGTCACCCGACCCGCCAAGTGCCGTTATTACCAGATAGTTGAAGCCAAGCCAACAATCTTTAAAATCGAAACAGATTTTGGAACGGTCAGCGTCAGCGCTGAACCCTATCACCGCCTTGGAACAGGGGAGAGTAAAATCTGGTTTGAATTTCAAACCCCGGATGGGCAGATATTAACCAAGAGTATCAAGGCAGATCCAGATAAAAAGCTCTATCCCCGTTTAGCGAAAGAATGCAGTGTTGTTAGGCAGTGGCAGGAGAAAACAAGAAAACATTTTGCCTCTAAAATCGAAAATCCAGGCTGCAAGTTCAAAGTACGCATTCTTGGAAATGATGACTATGAGTGGGTTGAGGATTGCATTCTCAAAACCGTGCCCAATTACCCAATCGCCACCCATTTTATATTCAAGACACCGAACAACACGGTCATCACCTCTCAGCTTGGAGAGTTTGAGGAGATGTAG